One Weissella coleopterorum DNA segment encodes these proteins:
- a CDS encoding thymidylate synthase: MSKSEQTYLNFAKEVLENGEFKADRTGTGTYSVFGRQQRYDLSEGFPLLTTKRVAFKLIKSELLWFLKGETNIRYLLENNNHIWDEWAFKNWVNSNEYQGPDMSDFGRRATQDPEFKVLYDQQHQIFCDAILNDDNFAAKYGDLGQVYGAQWRHWEKVQGGFIDQIENVVNEIKNNPTSRRLIVSAWNPEAVPMQALPPCHSLFQFYVVDGKLSLQLYQRSGDIFLGVPFNIASYALLLHMVAAQTGLAVGEFIHTFGDAHIYANHVDQVKEQLQRPLQALPTLKLNPAVKSIFDYELEDIEIEGYHPAKSIKAPVAV, encoded by the coding sequence ATGAGTAAAAGCGAGCAAACCTACTTAAATTTTGCGAAAGAAGTTTTGGAGAATGGTGAATTTAAGGCGGATCGAACGGGGACTGGAACCTATTCAGTTTTTGGACGCCAACAACGTTATGATCTGAGTGAGGGTTTCCCGCTCTTAACAACTAAGCGGGTTGCTTTTAAATTAATTAAGAGTGAGTTACTTTGGTTTTTAAAAGGTGAAACGAATATTCGCTACTTACTTGAAAATAATAATCATATTTGGGATGAGTGGGCGTTTAAAAATTGGGTTAATTCGAATGAATACCAAGGTCCTGATATGTCTGATTTTGGTCGACGGGCGACTCAAGATCCAGAGTTTAAAGTGCTATATGATCAACAGCATCAAATTTTTTGTGACGCCATTTTAAATGATGATAATTTTGCGGCAAAATATGGCGATCTGGGGCAAGTTTATGGAGCCCAGTGGCGTCATTGGGAAAAGGTTCAAGGAGGCTTTATTGACCAAATTGAGAACGTTGTAAATGAAATTAAAAATAATCCCACATCACGACGCTTAATTGTCTCAGCTTGGAATCCTGAGGCTGTTCCCATGCAAGCTTTACCGCCTTGCCACTCATTGTTTCAATTTTATGTGGTTGATGGAAAACTAAGCCTGCAACTATATCAGCGTTCCGGTGATATTTTCCTAGGAGTTCCGTTTAATATAGCATCGTATGCTTTGCTATTACATATGGTAGCTGCTCAAACAGGTTTGGCAGTCGGAGAATTTATTCACACTTTCGGTGATGCGCATATTTATGCTAATCATGTTGATCAAGTGAAAGAGCAATTACAACGCCCTCTTCAAGCCTTGCCAACGTTAAAACTAAATCCCGCTGTAAAATCAATTTTTGACTACGAGCTTGAAGATATTGAAATTGAGGGTTACCATCCGGCTAAATCGATTAAAGCACCAGTTGCGGTTTAA
- a CDS encoding ComE operon protein 2: MNSGRIEWPQYFMMQAVMLASRSTCTRLHVGAVIVKEGRLIASGYNGSVMGTPHCDEVGDYIVDGHCIRAVHAEQNALLQMAKMGIAADGAEIYVTDFPCVHCTKFLLQAGISKINYLRSYRNDAFAMELMQQKHINLNQVTLTEVDLKKFNFEQFIND; encoded by the coding sequence ATGAATAGTGGACGAATTGAGTGGCCTCAATATTTTATGATGCAGGCGGTGATGCTTGCATCACGAAGCACCTGTACCCGTTTACATGTAGGGGCTGTGATTGTTAAAGAAGGACGCTTAATCGCGAGTGGTTATAACGGATCAGTTATGGGAACACCACATTGCGATGAGGTGGGCGATTATATCGTTGATGGACATTGTATTCGGGCAGTTCATGCAGAACAAAATGCCTTACTTCAGATGGCGAAAATGGGAATTGCCGCAGATGGGGCTGAAATTTATGTAACTGATTTTCCTTGTGTGCATTGCACCAAGTTTTTGTTACAAGCCGGTATTAGTAAAATTAACTATTTGCGTAGTTATCGAAATGATGCTTTTGCGATGGAGTTGATGCAACAAAAGCATATTAATTTAAATCAGGTGACCCTAACTGAAGTAGACTTAAAAAAATTTAATTTTGAACAGTTTATAAATGATTAA
- a CDS encoding Veg family protein, with product MPTALAEIKDKLDAHIGESVTLTTHESRHRNIEHEAIVRETFRSVFVLDLKQDGDQFDRASFSYTDILTKNIELDF from the coding sequence ATGCCAACCGCATTAGCCGAAATTAAAGATAAACTCGACGCTCATATTGGAGAGTCAGTAACTTTAACTACCCATGAAAGCCGTCATCGTAATATTGAACATGAAGCCATCGTTCGAGAAACTTTTCGTTCAGTCTTTGTTTTGGACTTAAAGCAAGATGGCGATCAATTTGATCGTGCTTCCTTTAGTTATACTGACATCCTAACTAAAAACATTGAATTAGATTTCTAA